In Rubrobacter radiotolerans DSM 5868, a genomic segment contains:
- the rplJ gene encoding 50S ribosomal protein L10 has translation MNREEKAKIIDDIAGKLQSGSAVLVDYQGMNVSQSTDLRRRSRESGVEFLVAKNTLTRMAADRAGVSELNEYLVGPTAIAFSEDPVASAKLMAEFADLVESFDLKAGLLDGEKVLGEDEVVALSKLPSREQLIAQIVGGIGSPLTSFVTVLNNTIQGLVVALGQIAEQKQQQS, from the coding sequence TTGAACAGGGAAGAGAAGGCAAAGATCATCGACGACATCGCCGGGAAGCTCCAGTCGGGCTCTGCGGTCCTCGTGGACTACCAGGGGATGAACGTCTCGCAGTCGACCGACCTCAGGCGCAGGAGCCGGGAGTCGGGCGTGGAGTTCCTCGTGGCGAAGAACACGCTCACGCGCATGGCGGCCGACCGGGCCGGGGTCTCGGAGCTGAACGAGTACCTTGTCGGACCGACGGCCATCGCCTTCAGCGAGGACCCGGTCGCGAGCGCGAAGCTCATGGCGGAGTTTGCGGATCTCGTCGAGAGCTTCGACCTGAAGGCCGGCCTGCTCGACGGGGAGAAGGTCCTCGGCGAGGACGAGGTCGTGGCGCTCTCGAAGCTCCCGAGCCGGGAGCAGCTCATAGCTCAGATCGTCGGCGGCATAGGCTCGCCGCTTACGAGCTTCGTCACGGTCCTGAACAACACCATTCAGGGTCTCGTCGTGGCGCTCGGGCAGATCGCCGAGCAGAAACAGCAGCAGTCG
- the rplA gene encoding 50S ribosomal protein L1 translates to MGKRLLEQKQRIDRERLYPPREAIELLKALDGAKFDESFEVHVHLNVDPRKADQLVRGTMMLPNGTGKSQRVAVFAVGEKAAEAEQAGADVVGAEDLASRVQNENFMDFDVAVATPDQMATVGRLGQILGPRGLMPNPKSGTVTMDVGRAVEEIKRGKIEYRVDRYGIIHGIIGKKSFDTDSLVQNYFALRDELVRARPAAVKGRYVKSITVTTTMGPSVKVDPAVERE, encoded by the coding sequence ATGGGCAAGAGACTACTTGAGCAGAAGCAGCGCATCGACCGGGAGCGGCTCTACCCGCCGCGCGAGGCGATCGAGCTCCTGAAGGCGCTTGACGGGGCGAAGTTCGACGAGAGCTTCGAGGTGCACGTCCACCTGAACGTGGACCCGCGCAAGGCGGACCAGCTCGTGCGTGGGACGATGATGCTCCCGAACGGTACGGGCAAGTCGCAGCGGGTCGCGGTCTTTGCGGTCGGCGAGAAAGCCGCCGAGGCCGAGCAGGCCGGGGCGGACGTCGTGGGCGCCGAGGACCTCGCCTCGCGGGTGCAGAACGAGAACTTCATGGACTTCGACGTCGCGGTGGCCACGCCGGATCAGATGGCCACGGTCGGGCGTCTCGGGCAGATCCTCGGTCCCCGGGGCCTGATGCCGAACCCGAAGAGCGGGACGGTCACGATGGACGTCGGACGGGCGGTCGAGGAGATCAAGCGCGGCAAGATCGAGTACCGCGTCGACCGCTACGGCATAATCCACGGCATCATCGGCAAGAAGTCCTTTGACACCGACAGCCTCGTGCAGAACTACTTCGCCCTGCGCGACGAGCTTGTCCGGGCGCGCCCGGCGGCGGTCAAGGGGCGTTACGTCAAGTCGATCACCGTAACGACCACGATGGGGCCGTCGGTCAAGGTTGACCCGGCGGTCGAGAGGGAGTAG
- the rplK gene encoding 50S ribosomal protein L11, producing MGRGRGRRVARKLKLQITGGQANPAPPVGPALGQAQVNIGEFVKQFNDATRDQMGQLIPVEITVFEDRSFTFVTKTPPASFLLKQAAGVDKGSSAPNMDKVATVSRAQVEEIARTKMPDLNAADEDGAVKIVEGTARSMGITVQ from the coding sequence ATGGGTAGAGGGCGCGGTAGGCGCGTTGCGCGGAAGTTGAAGTTGCAGATCACGGGCGGTCAGGCGAACCCGGCGCCGCCGGTCGGTCCGGCGCTCGGTCAGGCGCAGGTGAACATCGGGGAGTTCGTCAAGCAGTTCAACGACGCGACCCGGGACCAGATGGGACAGCTCATCCCGGTCGAGATCACGGTCTTCGAGGACCGTTCGTTCACGTTCGTCACAAAGACGCCGCCCGCCTCGTTCCTGCTCAAGCAGGCCGCCGGGGTGGACAAGGGCTCGAGCGCGCCGAACATGGACAAGGTTGCGACGGTCAGCCGGGCGCAGGTCGAGGAGATCGCAAGGACAAAGATGCCGGACCTCAACGCCGCCGACGAGGACGGAGCGGTGAAGATCGTCGAGGGTACGGCCCGGAGCATGGGGATCACGGTTCAGTAA
- the nusG gene encoding transcription termination/antitermination protein NusG: MKKWYVVNTYSGHENKVRTSIERRVETFGLGRHFGEIRIPEEQVVEIKNGKKEPKTQKQFPGYILVNANMNDATWQLIRQTPGVTQIVGSGDRPTPLSRAEVERLLHSGETAAPETREKVKTTVDYDIGETVRVIGGPLSDFTGSISDINVDQSKVKVLVSIFGRETPVELSFNQVAKL, encoded by the coding sequence GTGAAGAAGTGGTACGTCGTAAACACATATTCCGGGCACGAGAACAAGGTCCGCACCTCCATCGAGCGGCGGGTCGAGACGTTCGGACTCGGGCGGCACTTCGGGGAGATCAGGATCCCCGAGGAGCAGGTCGTCGAGATAAAGAACGGCAAGAAGGAGCCCAAGACGCAGAAGCAGTTCCCGGGCTACATCCTCGTGAACGCGAACATGAACGACGCGACTTGGCAGCTTATCCGCCAGACGCCGGGCGTTACCCAGATCGTCGGCTCGGGCGACCGGCCGACGCCCCTGAGCCGGGCCGAGGTCGAGCGGCTGCTGCACTCCGGGGAGACCGCAGCTCCCGAGACGCGCGAGAAGGTCAAGACGACCGTCGACTACGACATCGGGGAGACCGTGCGCGTTATCGGGGGTCCGCTCTCGGACTTCACGGGTTCAATCTCGGACATCAACGTGGATCAGTCGAAGGTGAAGGTCCTTGTCTCGATCTTCGGCCGGGAGACGCCGGTCGAGCTGTCGTTCAACCAGGTCGCGAAGCTCTAG
- the secE gene encoding preprotein translocase subunit SecE, whose protein sequence is MAKKQGAQAQEKRAGAKSQQKKGAQTARSGGGGPVKFAKDVRGELRKVNWPNREQLRQSTAIVILVVLFLMAYVAAWDFVFRNVAGFIFG, encoded by the coding sequence TTGGCTAAAAAGCAAGGCGCTCAGGCTCAGGAGAAGAGGGCCGGCGCGAAATCCCAGCAGAAGAAGGGCGCCCAGACGGCGCGCTCTGGCGGCGGTGGCCCGGTAAAGTTCGCCAAGGACGTTCGGGGCGAGCTCAGAAAGGTCAACTGGCCCAACCGGGAGCAGTTGCGCCAGAGCACGGCGATCGTGATCCTCGTGGTGCTGTTTCTGATGGCGTACGTGGCTGCGTGGGACTTTGTCTTCCGCAACGTGGCCGGGTTCATATTCGGGTAG
- the rpmG gene encoding 50S ribosomal protein L33 yields MRQLVTLACEDCKRRNYNTRKNRRNTPDRVQLKKFCPWCRQHTSHRETR; encoded by the coding sequence GTGAGGCAACTGGTAACGCTGGCTTGCGAGGACTGCAAGCGCAGAAACTACAACACCCGCAAGAACCGCCGGAACACGCCGGATCGGGTTCAGTTGAAGAAGTTCTGTCCGTGGTGCCGGCAGCACACCTCTCACCGCGAAACGCGCTAG
- the tuf gene encoding elongation factor Tu has translation MSRGVYERTKPHLNVGTIGHVDHGKTTLTAAITKVLAKHYPDDPANREVAFDQIDNAPEEKQRGITIATSHQEYATPNRHYAHVDCPGHADYVKNMITGAAQMDGAILVVSAADGPMPQTREHILLARQVGVPYIVVFLNKADMVDDEELLELVEMEVRELLSEYEFPGDDIPVITGSALKALEGDESEVGEQAILQLMEAVDEYVPEPERQIDKDFLLAVEDVFTIQGRGTVATGRVESGQLKVGDEVELVGIRPTTKTTVTGVEMFNKSMDSAQAGDNIGALLRGTKRDEIERGQVLAKPGSITPHTKFKAEVYVLSKEEGGRHTPFFSNYRPQFYFRTTDVTGEIKLEEGVEMVMPGDNTVMNVELISPIAMDEGLNFAIREGGRTVGAGVVTEIVE, from the coding sequence ATGTCGCGCGGAGTATACGAGAGGACGAAGCCGCACCTGAACGTGGGGACGATTGGGCACGTAGACCACGGCAAGACGACGCTCACGGCGGCGATCACGAAGGTCTTGGCCAAGCACTACCCCGACGACCCGGCAAACCGCGAGGTTGCTTTCGATCAGATAGACAACGCCCCCGAGGAGAAGCAGCGCGGCATCACGATCGCCACCTCTCACCAGGAGTACGCAACGCCAAACCGCCACTACGCCCACGTCGACTGCCCCGGGCACGCCGACTACGTCAAGAACATGATCACGGGCGCCGCTCAGATGGACGGAGCGATACTCGTTGTCTCGGCTGCAGACGGACCGATGCCTCAGACTCGCGAGCACATCCTGCTTGCCCGTCAGGTAGGGGTACCCTACATCGTGGTGTTCCTCAACAAGGCCGACATGGTAGACGACGAGGAGCTTTTGGAGCTTGTTGAGATGGAGGTCAGGGAGCTACTCTCTGAGTACGAGTTCCCGGGCGACGACATCCCCGTTATAACGGGCTCTGCTCTTAAGGCGCTAGAGGGCGATGAGTCTGAGGTCGGCGAGCAGGCGATACTGCAGCTCATGGAGGCCGTGGACGAGTACGTGCCCGAGCCCGAGCGTCAGATAGACAAGGACTTTCTGCTTGCGGTGGAGGACGTGTTCACGATCCAGGGCCGCGGGACGGTGGCGACAGGAAGGGTTGAGTCCGGACAGCTGAAGGTCGGCGACGAGGTCGAGCTTGTGGGGATAAGGCCCACGACAAAGACGACCGTCACCGGCGTGGAGATGTTCAACAAGTCGATGGACAGTGCGCAGGCCGGCGACAACATCGGCGCGCTGCTTCGGGGCACCAAGCGCGACGAGATAGAACGCGGTCAGGTCCTTGCGAAGCCGGGCTCGATAACGCCGCACACGAAGTTCAAGGCCGAGGTGTACGTGCTCTCGAAGGAAGAGGGCGGACGCCACACGCCGTTCTTCAGCAACTACCGCCCGCAGTTCTACTTCCGCACGACGGACGTGACGGGAGAGATAAAGCTGGAAGAGGGCGTGGAGATGGTGATGCCGGGCGACAACACGGTGATGAACGTGGAGTTGATCAGCCCGATAGCGATGGACGAGGGCTTGAACTTCGCCATTCGCGAGGGCGGCAGGACCGTCGGTGCCGGCGTCGTTACCGAGATCGTAGAGTAG
- a CDS encoding NYN domain-containing protein, whose product MPASYMLLDGYNVIGAVERYRTRNTGGLAESRELLLADCLKAAGWTGAKIVVVFDAHRGQEPEREEYRAGRVLRVIFSAPGHSADDVIERLLGRLDGEATVYTGDFALQRTALARGASRATPREFEKLLDELPAVTRAPNRIVRSQVRDRLPKEVVRKLDELRRAGE is encoded by the coding sequence TTGCCGGCCTCGTACATGCTCCTCGACGGCTACAACGTGATCGGGGCCGTTGAACGCTACCGCACGCGTAACACCGGCGGGCTCGCCGAGTCGAGGGAGCTTCTTCTCGCTGACTGCCTGAAGGCCGCCGGGTGGACGGGAGCGAAGATAGTCGTTGTCTTCGATGCACATCGGGGACAGGAACCCGAGCGCGAGGAGTACCGGGCCGGGAGGGTTCTGCGCGTGATCTTCAGCGCCCCCGGACATTCGGCCGACGATGTTATAGAGCGGCTACTCGGGAGGCTCGACGGGGAAGCAACGGTCTACACGGGGGACTTTGCGCTGCAACGGACTGCGCTCGCGCGCGGGGCCTCGCGTGCGACACCGAGGGAGTTCGAGAAGCTCCTTGACGAGCTTCCAGCGGTTACCCGCGCCCCGAACCGCATCGTCCGCTCTCAGGTGCGCGACCGCCTCCCGAAAGAGGTCGTCCGCAAGCTCGACGAACTCCGGCGCGCCGGAGAGTGA
- the rlmB gene encoding 23S rRNA (guanosine(2251)-2'-O)-methyltransferase RlmB — protein sequence MPTRAGRSRTRRKARCSVVGRRRGKKGSGGRPSGSPSDRRGGQGRSASRRREGRPPAGGKGGRPAERRTGRIARGDGPALSAENDAGGLVYGVRPVVEALRSRRREVFEVLDASGGEEIGRLARERGVRVTQVGRDGLDSLAGGGVHQGVAARVGGYPYVSFQEVVSGGTLPVVVLDGVTDPHNLGAILRVADGAGVSGVVIPKDRSAEVNATVAKASAGASEHVRVTRVTNLRRALDEIKERGYWVFAAEDGEGSTPYTELDLGGPVALVLGSEGRGIRRLVREGCDGAVSVPMGGEVASLNVSVAAAVLLFEARRQREGR from the coding sequence TTGCCGACGAGGGCTGGGCGGTCGAGGACACGCCGGAAGGCCCGGTGCTCGGTCGTCGGTAGGAGGCGTGGAAAGAAGGGGTCGGGAGGCCGGCCGTCCGGCAGCCCGTCCGACCGGAGGGGCGGTCAAGGCAGGTCCGCCTCTCGCCGCAGGGAGGGCCGACCGCCCGCCGGAGGGAAGGGCGGACGTCCGGCGGAAAGGAGGACCGGGCGGATCGCCAGGGGGGATGGCCCGGCTCTCTCCGCAGAGAACGACGCCGGGGGGCTCGTATACGGCGTCCGGCCGGTCGTAGAGGCGCTGCGCTCGCGCCGGCGCGAGGTCTTCGAGGTTCTCGACGCCTCGGGCGGTGAAGAGATAGGGAGGCTCGCCCGGGAGCGCGGCGTCCGGGTCACGCAGGTCGGGCGCGACGGGCTCGATTCGCTCGCTGGGGGCGGGGTTCATCAGGGGGTCGCGGCGAGGGTCGGTGGTTACCCGTACGTCTCGTTTCAGGAGGTCGTCTCCGGAGGGACCCTGCCTGTTGTGGTGCTCGACGGGGTCACGGACCCGCATAACCTGGGGGCTATCTTGCGCGTCGCCGACGGTGCGGGGGTGTCGGGGGTCGTGATCCCGAAAGACCGCTCCGCCGAGGTGAACGCGACGGTCGCGAAGGCGAGCGCGGGGGCGAGCGAGCACGTCCGAGTCACACGGGTGACGAACCTTCGGCGCGCGCTGGACGAAATAAAGGAGCGAGGCTACTGGGTCTTTGCCGCCGAGGACGGCGAAGGCTCGACGCCGTACACGGAACTCGACCTCGGCGGTCCGGTCGCGCTCGTGCTCGGGAGCGAGGGACGAGGCATCCGGCGGCTCGTTCGGGAGGGATGCGACGGCGCGGTGTCGGTCCCGATGGGCGGAGAGGTCGCGTCGCTGAACGTCTCGGTCGCGGCGGCGGTCCTGCTCTTCGAGGCGCGCAGGCAGCGGGAGGGACGGTAG
- the cysS gene encoding cysteine--tRNA ligase, giving the protein MSEATRHKEQKDLQGITVRDTLTGGPVTVGAGGEVGLYACGPTVYNDIHIGNARVHLFWDVVVRYLRSRGYQVKFVWNITDIEDKIIDKANAEGVPWQEIVRRYTDSFHERLKLLGVGMPDVEPRATEHIPEMIETVEDLIANGHAYAAENGDVYFAVESYPEYGALSNQRPSEMRETEKAETGFKRSPLDFTLWKASKPGEPSWESPWGPGRPGWHIECSAMVRKHLPGGADIHGGGTDIRFPHHENELAQSRGAHPEEEFVRAWCHHGMVRMTDEKMAKSVGNVVDIKEAVRRFGADAIRMWLLQSHYSQPIDFSEEILAEKKRSFERLLRFYRQIHAATGSGEVSDRLAAELTERFDRAMTDDLNTPEAIAAAFEVAGRANSAIAAGESPDSFASLRDALADLLGTLGFGLSSESETELDGVRVRHPEDADTDVVARAAERQAARAARDWATADRLRDELADEGWAVEDTPEGPVLGRR; this is encoded by the coding sequence ATGAGCGAGGCGACGCGGCACAAGGAGCAGAAGGACCTGCAGGGGATCACGGTCAGGGACACGCTCACGGGCGGTCCGGTGACCGTCGGCGCGGGGGGCGAGGTCGGGCTGTACGCCTGCGGACCCACGGTCTACAACGACATCCACATCGGGAACGCCCGGGTGCACCTTTTCTGGGACGTGGTCGTGAGGTACCTGAGGAGCCGCGGCTACCAGGTCAAGTTCGTGTGGAACATAACGGACATAGAGGACAAGATCATCGACAAGGCCAACGCCGAGGGCGTCCCGTGGCAGGAGATCGTCCGGCGCTACACCGACTCCTTTCACGAGCGCCTGAAGCTCCTCGGCGTCGGGATGCCCGACGTCGAGCCCCGGGCGACCGAGCATATCCCGGAGATGATCGAGACGGTCGAGGACCTGATCGCAAACGGACACGCCTACGCTGCGGAGAACGGCGACGTCTACTTCGCCGTCGAGAGCTACCCGGAGTACGGCGCGCTCTCGAACCAGCGTCCCTCCGAAATGCGCGAGACGGAGAAGGCCGAGACGGGCTTCAAGAGGAGCCCCCTCGACTTCACGCTCTGGAAGGCTTCGAAGCCGGGCGAGCCCTCCTGGGAGAGCCCCTGGGGTCCTGGACGGCCCGGCTGGCACATCGAGTGCTCGGCGATGGTCAGAAAGCACCTCCCGGGCGGAGCGGACATCCACGGGGGCGGGACGGACATCCGCTTCCCGCACCACGAGAACGAGCTTGCCCAGAGCCGCGGGGCGCACCCGGAGGAGGAGTTCGTCCGGGCCTGGTGCCACCACGGGATGGTCCGCATGACCGACGAGAAGATGGCGAAGAGCGTCGGGAACGTGGTCGATATAAAAGAGGCGGTCCGGCGCTTCGGGGCGGATGCGATCCGGATGTGGCTCCTTCAGAGCCACTACTCGCAGCCGATAGACTTCTCCGAGGAGATACTCGCGGAGAAGAAGCGCTCCTTCGAGCGGCTGCTGCGTTTCTACCGCCAGATCCACGCCGCAACAGGGTCCGGCGAGGTCTCCGACCGGCTCGCCGCCGAACTGACCGAGCGCTTCGACCGGGCGATGACCGACGACCTGAACACCCCGGAGGCGATAGCCGCCGCCTTCGAGGTCGCCGGGAGGGCGAACTCCGCGATCGCGGCCGGCGAGAGCCCGGACTCCTTCGCCTCCCTGCGCGACGCGCTCGCGGACCTGCTCGGGACGCTCGGGTTCGGTCTCTCCAGCGAGTCCGAGACGGAGCTCGACGGGGTCAGGGTTCGTCACCCGGAGGATGCGGACACGGACGTCGTCGCGCGCGCCGCCGAACGTCAGGCCGCCCGCGCCGCAAGGGACTGGGCGACCGCCGACCGCCTGAGGGACGAGCTTGCCGACGAGGGCTGGGCGGTCGAGGACACGCCGGAAGGCCCGGTGCTCGGTCGTCGGTAG
- a CDS encoding glutamate--tRNA ligase, translated as MSASRLRFAPSPTGSLHPGGARTALFNYLFARHTGGEVFLRIEDTDRLRSERRHEESLLRDLDWLGLTFSGEPVRQSERDEVYEECLERLREAGLVYRRSDEAGRVASYLRVPERGGTFRDALRGEVSFARVEDFVLVKSDGSPAYNFACVADDLAMGITHVLRGEEHLPNTARQAILYRALGEREPEFLHPGVILAPDGKKLSKRHGAVSVGELRERGFLPEALVNGLALLGWNHPEGREFFPTLRDLEREWDPDRLGASPATFSVERLLSLNAEHLRNLPAEELCRRLEPFLDGPLPAGRELIAVEMLREDLRTLADALELLRAVTGPVAPGAFVRELPASSERVFERVLASLGGRDLRTLEAARELVGELRRWAKGEGLTVREVLHPLRLALTGRDRGPELAYVLAALGAEEARARVEAARRELARGRDAR; from the coding sequence GTGTCCGCTTCCAGGCTACGCTTCGCTCCCTCCCCGACGGGCTCCCTTCACCCCGGTGGGGCGCGGACCGCGCTCTTCAACTACCTCTTTGCCCGGCACACCGGTGGTGAGGTGTTCCTGCGCATCGAGGACACCGACCGCCTCCGCAGCGAGCGTCGCCACGAGGAGTCGCTCCTTCGGGACCTCGACTGGCTCGGCCTGACCTTCAGCGGCGAGCCAGTCCGTCAGAGCGAGCGCGACGAGGTCTACGAGGAGTGCCTGGAGCGGCTCCGGGAGGCCGGGCTCGTCTACAGGCGCTCCGACGAGGCGGGCCGAGTCGCGAGCTACCTCCGGGTTCCGGAGCGAGGAGGGACGTTCCGGGACGCGCTTCGCGGGGAGGTGAGCTTCGCGCGGGTCGAGGACTTCGTTCTCGTGAAGTCCGACGGTTCTCCGGCGTACAACTTCGCGTGCGTCGCGGACGACCTCGCGATGGGGATCACGCACGTCCTTCGCGGCGAGGAGCACCTCCCGAACACCGCCCGACAGGCGATCCTCTACCGGGCGCTCGGCGAACGGGAGCCGGAGTTCCTGCACCCCGGCGTCATTCTCGCCCCCGACGGCAAGAAGCTCTCGAAGCGCCACGGAGCGGTGTCGGTCGGAGAGTTGCGCGAGCGGGGCTTTCTTCCGGAGGCTCTTGTCAACGGTCTCGCCCTTCTCGGCTGGAACCACCCGGAGGGCCGGGAGTTCTTCCCGACGCTCCGCGACCTCGAACGCGAGTGGGACCCGGACCGTCTCGGGGCGAGCCCGGCGACCTTCAGCGTTGAGCGTCTCCTCTCGCTCAACGCCGAGCACCTCCGGAACCTCCCGGCCGAAGAGCTTTGCCGCAGGCTCGAACCCTTTCTCGACGGTCCGCTCCCGGCGGGCCGGGAGCTTATCGCGGTGGAGATGCTCCGGGAGGACCTCCGGACCCTCGCGGACGCTCTGGAGCTGCTCCGGGCGGTTACGGGGCCCGTCGCGCCGGGCGCATTCGTCCGGGAGCTTCCCGCGTCGAGCGAGCGGGTCTTCGAGCGCGTCCTCGCGTCGCTCGGCGGTCGCGACCTCCGGACGCTGGAGGCGGCGCGGGAGCTTGTCGGGGAGCTTCGTCGCTGGGCGAAAGGGGAGGGGTTGACCGTCCGGGAGGTCCTGCATCCGCTGCGGCTCGCGCTCACGGGCCGCGACCGGGGACCGGAGCTTGCGTACGTCCTGGCGGCGCTCGGGGCGGAGGAGGCACGCGCCCGGGTCGAGGCCGCCCGGCGGGAGCTTGCGCGCGGGCGGGACGCGCGTTGA
- the ispF gene encoding 2-C-methyl-D-erythritol 2,4-cyclodiphosphate synthase produces MRVGLGVDVHAFAPPEAGRRLILGGVDVPHERGLAGHSDADVLAHAVTDALLGAAGLEDIGHYFPDTDPRWKDADSIELLREVRRVVGEEWSVANVDAVLICERPKVRDYRDEMRRNLAGALGVEVGQVSVRGTTSERLGFTGRGEGIAAQAVCLISKV; encoded by the coding sequence CTGCGGGTCGGGCTCGGGGTGGACGTTCATGCCTTCGCTCCGCCCGAAGCCGGGCGGAGGCTCATCCTCGGCGGGGTGGACGTGCCGCACGAGAGGGGGCTCGCCGGACACTCCGACGCCGACGTACTCGCCCACGCCGTAACGGACGCGCTGCTCGGGGCGGCGGGCCTCGAAGACATAGGCCACTACTTTCCGGACACCGACCCGAGGTGGAAGGATGCGGACTCCATCGAGCTTCTGCGCGAGGTGCGGCGCGTCGTCGGGGAGGAGTGGAGCGTCGCCAACGTGGACGCGGTCCTTATCTGCGAGCGACCGAAGGTCCGCGACTACCGGGACGAGATGCGCCGGAACCTCGCGGGGGCGCTCGGAGTCGAGGTGGGCCAGGTCAGCGTGCGCGGCACAACGAGCGAACGGCTCGGCTTCACCGGGCGCGGCGAGGGGATCGCCGCCCAGGCGGTGTGCCTGATCTCCAAGGTCTAG
- the ispD gene encoding 2-C-methyl-D-erythritol 4-phosphate cytidylyltransferase, with protein MTVVALVLAGGIGSRMGRPKQFLDLLGKPVLLHTLQAFQRAPEVARIYAVGDARRIELLAEEHAIDKYVGCAAPGESRSHSTRNGLDLMRSEREGTVALIHDGCRCLVTPELIGRVAGATGDGADGVIPALPVSDTIKVASGESVEKTLDRSLLRAVQTPQAFRMGLLRQIFSSSEEFLASATDDASLVEKSGGEVRIVLGERTNIKLTSPEDLVLAEAILLARNRKGHHARRAAL; from the coding sequence TTGACGGTCGTTGCGCTCGTGCTCGCCGGGGGCATTGGGAGCCGCATGGGCCGTCCCAAGCAGTTCCTCGACCTTCTCGGCAAGCCCGTCCTCTTGCACACCCTGCAGGCGTTTCAGAGAGCGCCGGAGGTGGCGAGGATCTACGCCGTCGGGGACGCGAGGCGCATCGAGCTTCTTGCCGAGGAGCACGCAATAGACAAGTACGTCGGCTGCGCCGCTCCGGGCGAGAGTCGCTCGCACTCGACCAGAAACGGCCTCGACCTCATGCGCTCCGAGCGGGAGGGGACTGTGGCCCTGATCCACGACGGCTGCCGGTGCCTTGTAACCCCGGAGCTTATCGGGCGGGTCGCCGGGGCGACGGGCGACGGGGCGGACGGCGTGATCCCGGCCCTCCCGGTCTCCGACACGATAAAGGTCGCAAGCGGCGAGTCGGTCGAAAAGACGCTCGACCGCTCGCTTCTTCGGGCGGTCCAGACCCCGCAGGCGTTCAGGATGGGGCTTTTGCGGCAGATCTTCTCCTCCTCCGAGGAGTTTCTCGCCAGCGCGACCGACGACGCCTCGCTCGTCGAGAAGAGCGGCGGCGAGGTGCGCATCGTCCTTGGCGAGCGCACGAACATCAAGCTCACCTCTCCCGAGGACCTCGTGCTCGCCGAGGCGATCCTGCTCGCCCGCAACCGCAAGGGTCATCACGCCCGCCGGGCGGCGCTCTAG
- the disA gene encoding DNA integrity scanning diadenylate cyclase DisA, producing MSASRRHEPEEIARALDMVAPGTALREALENVIRAHNGALIVIARPEKLEDLGIVSGGMKVDLEFTPMRLYELAKMDGAIVVSPDLTTIHYANAHLNPDPTMESNETGMRHLAANRTAKQTGELVVAVSERRRVVSLYQGQHDSHVLEDIGVVLNKANSALATLDKFTRRLREEARVLTLHEYEGTVTLREVVGAVGTFEYAVRIAEEIEAYVRELGSEGRLVDMQLGEAFGRVPKQYDALLRDYITEDSDLREVRRELRELSSSELSEPMEIARVLGYGSVGQIEDYFLVPRGYRQLAQVPRLPKKVSENLIRTFGSLDSLMEATEEELDDVDGVGQARARTIQRVLERQKNAETAVDAGEMPR from the coding sequence GTGAGCGCCAGCAGGCGGCACGAGCCGGAGGAGATCGCCCGCGCCCTCGACATGGTCGCCCCCGGGACGGCCCTCAGAGAGGCGCTTGAGAACGTGATCCGGGCGCACAACGGCGCGCTCATCGTTATCGCGCGCCCCGAGAAGCTCGAAGACCTCGGGATAGTCTCCGGCGGGATGAAGGTGGACCTCGAGTTCACCCCGATGCGTCTGTACGAGCTGGCGAAGATGGACGGGGCCATTGTCGTGAGCCCGGACCTCACGACGATCCACTACGCCAACGCCCACCTCAACCCCGACCCGACAATGGAGTCGAACGAGACCGGGATGCGCCACCTCGCGGCGAACCGCACGGCAAAGCAGACCGGCGAGCTCGTCGTGGCCGTCTCCGAGCGCCGGAGGGTCGTGAGCCTCTACCAGGGCCAGCACGACTCGCACGTCCTTGAGGACATCGGGGTGGTGCTGAACAAGGCGAACTCCGCGCTCGCCACGCTCGACAAGTTCACGAGGCGTCTGCGGGAGGAGGCGCGCGTCCTGACGCTCCACGAGTACGAGGGGACGGTTACCCTCCGGGAGGTCGTCGGGGCGGTGGGGACCTTCGAGTACGCGGTGAGGATCGCCGAGGAGATCGAAGCCTACGTCCGGGAGCTCGGGAGCGAGGGGCGGCTCGTGGACATGCAGCTCGGGGAGGCGTTCGGGCGGGTCCCGAAGCAGTACGACGCGCTCCTCAGGGACTACATCACCGAGGACTCGGACCTCCGGGAGGTCCGGCGGGAGCTGAGAGAGCTCTCCTCCTCGGAGCTTTCGGAGCCGATGGAGATCGCCCGCGTCCTCGGCTACGGCTCGGTCGGTCAGATAGAGGACTACTTTCTTGTGCCGAGAGGCTACCGGCAGCTCGCTCAGGTCCCACGGCTCCCGAAGAAGGTCTCGGAGAACCTTATCCGCACCTTCGGCTCGCTCGACTCGCTGATGGAGGCCACCGAGGAGGAGCTCGACGACGTGGACGGCGTAGGACAGGCCCGGGCGCGGACGATCCAGCGCGTGCTGGAGCGCCAGAAGAACGCCGAGACCGCCGTGGACGCCGGAGAGATGCCCCGTTGA